Proteins from one Pagrus major chromosome 1, Pma_NU_1.0 genomic window:
- the sp2 gene encoding transcription factor Sp2, which produces MSEQQDSMATTVAVSPSEYLQPSTASTQDTQPSPLALLAATCSKIGPPAAQAPVTSPPAQPQPRRLLPIKPAPIAPAPPKNLGFLSAKGNVIQLPAGLGSTTPGSPIVLTIQQSPARTNTAAPANIQYQVVPQIQGAQTIQVMPQGGQIQLIPGTNQAIITTPMTVPAPAAAATPVTPQKTVAIKPSPKLRKPNNSAANMVQLPSGLTLPLNVATGEVGGTQIITETAAAPPTPGKGRRGRKKKVVLAAPPPPPPQAASPPPEQMETILIEAGDNIIQAGNNLLIVQSPGQPAMVQQVQLVQSKPESQVVQIPQQALKVVQAASATLPPVPQRQSIPSSLQVTQTDPTPTQILFKTAAGEWQSVQLQDSVSTTTTPTTSVVTTTTSPPAGTKRALAGGRKERTLAKIAPAGGMIALNTSQLSSAAQAVQTISINGVQVQGVPVTITNAGGQQHLTVQTMQGGGLQLATTQGQQAIQVDQTLTLELPGQPGEKKRRMACTCPNCKDADKRPGEVGKRKHICHVPGCEKTFRKTSLLRAHVRLHTGERPFVCNWVFCGKRFTRSDELQRHARTHTGDKRFECSQCQKRFMRSDHLTKHYKTHINTKNL; this is translated from the exons ATGAGCG aACAACAGGACAGTATGGCCACCACTGTTGCTGTCAGTCCCAGTGAATACCTCCAGCCCTCCACCGCTTCCACACAA GACACCCAGCCCTCTCCTCTGGCCCTCTTGGCTGCCACCTGTAGTAAAATCGgccctcctgctgctcaggCTCCTGTCACCTCTCCTCCAGCACAGCCTCAGCCTCGCAGGCTCCTCCCCATAAAGCCGGCTCCAATCGCCCCCGCTCCGCCCAAAAACCTGGGTTTCCTTTCAGCCAAGGGCAATGTGATTCAGCTCCCTGCCGGCCTGGGCTCCACGACGCCTGGCAGTCCTATCGTGCTCACCATCCAGCAGAGCCCGGCCCGCACCAACACCGCGGCCCCCGCCAACATCCAGTACCAGGTGGTGCCGCAGATCCAGGGGGCCCAGACTATCCAGGTGATGCCACAGGGAGGTCAGATCCAGCTCATCCCAGGCACCAACCAGGCCATCATCACCACTCCCATGACCGTACCGGCCCCCGCGGCCGCCGCCACCCCGGTCACACCGCAGAAGACTGTAGCCATCAAACCCTCCCCCAAGTTACGCAAGCCAAACAACTCTGCTGCAAACATGGTGCAGCTACCCAGCGGGCTCACGCTGCCGCTCAATGTGGCGACCGGAGAGGTGGGCGGGACCCAAATCATCACAGAGACGGCGGCTGCACCTCCCACTCCGGGAAAGGGGCGacgagggaggaagaaaaaagtggtTCTAGCtgctccgcctcctcctcctccacaggctGCCTCCCCACCTCCAGAGCAGATGGAGACCATCCTGATAGAGGCTGGTGACAACATCATACAG GCAGGTAACAACCTGCTGATCGTACAGAGCCCCGGGCAGCCAGCTATGGTGCAGCAGGTCCAGCTGGTCCAGTCCAAACCGGAGTCTCAGGTGGTTCAGATCCCCCAGCAGGCCTTGAAGGTGGTGCAGGCCGCCTCGGCCACGCTACCACCCGTCCCACAGAGACAGTCAATACCCTCGAGCCTGCAGGTCACCCAGACGGACCCGACACCAACACAG ATCCTCTTCAAAACAGCAGCGGGCGAGTGGCAGTCTGTTCAGCTCCAGGACTCGGTATCCACGACAACGACACCCACCACCTCGGTcgtcaccaccaccacctcgcCGCCGGCCGGCACGAAGAGGGCGCTCGCGGGGGGAAGGAAGGAACGGACTCTGGCGAAAATCGCTCCGGCGGGGGGGATGATAGCGTTGAACACGTCGCAGCTCTCCTCAGCAGCTCAGGCGGTGCAGACGATCAGCATCAACGGGGTCCAAGTCCAGGGAGTTCCTGTCACCATCACCAACGCAGGGG gcCAGCAGCACCTCACGGTCCAGACGATGCAGGGCGGAGGGCTCCAGCTGGCAACAACGCAGGGCCAGCAGGCCATCCAGGTAGACCAGACCCTCACCCTGGAGCTGCCCGGCCAGCCAGGAGAGAAGAAGCGACGGATGGCCTGCACCTGCCCCAACTGTAAAGATGCAGACAAAAG GCCCGGGGAGGTGGGGAAGAGGAAGCACATCTGTCACGTCCCCGGCTGCGAGAAGACGTTCAGGAAAACGTCGCTGCTCAGAGCTCACGTCCGGCTGCACACCGGCGAGAGGCCGTTCGTCTGCAACtgggttttctgtgggaaacGTTTCACACGCAGCGACGAGCTGCAGCGACACGCCAGGACGCACACAG